TttcatatatgtgtatgtgtaagTTTACTGTCTTGAAAACTAGAATACTGCTTATAACTTTAAAGAATAGCAAGTGTATAAAACACCCTAAAACTCACATAACTGGAGAAGATTTGAAAAGTTGAGGCTTGTCAAAGTTAGAAAGTTTCTgtggagggatttttttttgtcagagaaATACTGCTCTTTGTCCTTGAAAAGCAAGCAGTTGCTACTGCCAGGCATTTGCAAACACTGTGCTGATAGTGATGAGTTTTTGCTGTAAACCAGAAGAGATTCTATGGCTTGGAGGTGTTGGCTGATGAGACAATCAATATGAGTTGgtagtgtgtgcttgcagcccagaaagccaaccgtatcctggactgcatcaaaagaagcgtgaAGAGCAGGTTGAGAGGggtgattctctccctctgcttttgtgagaccccaccttTGAGcgctgcgttcagctctggggcccccagcacaagaaggacatgaacaTATTAGAACGAGtgcagaggagggctatgaggatgatcaaagggctggagcacctctcctatgaagagaggctgagggagttggagttgttcagcctggaaaagagaatgCTCTtgggagaccttatagtggtTTTCCTGTACATAAAAGAGGCTTACAAGAAAAgtggagagggactctttgtcagagaGTGTAGCtataggacaaggagtaatgtcTTCTATGAAtctaaaagaggggagatttagattagatctTAGTAAGAAGTTCTTCATTATGAGGGTGAAGAGGcattggcacaggttgcccagagaagctgtgaatgccccgtccctggaagtgttcaaagaccaggctggatggggctttgagcaacctggtttagtggaaggcgtccctgcccgtggcaggggagttggaactagatgatctttaaggtcccttccaatccaaaccattctatgatgcTACGCATGGAttactgtgagaaaaaaatccagcatcTTAATCTGGAAACTGGTCCTTCtttttgaggggaaaagaaatcttGTTTCAGAAAGTTACTTTGTTATCTAGGGTAGAGAGAAAATGTAATCAATTGTCCTGCAATGTGGACAATTGGgaacaaatatttgaattgCAAAACTCAGTTTATTTTGTTCCAAGACACTTGATGTTAGCATTGGATTGCttatttctattctttctcCATCATTCATCAAAGACATATTTCACAGTAGCATGTGGtagcttttgatattttttccagttcaaagTAATCTTAACCTTCTCTCAGAAGTGGGAGAAGGCAGCAATCAAAGGGTTTGAAGCTACGTGGACTAGATTCCAAGTTGTAGGTCTGAGGACAAAACTTAATCATTTGGATAAGTGGGACTGTGAATGACTGAGATTCCCtaggaaaagtaaaatttttctttaaaataatcatcTTTGAGAGAATCCTTTGGATGAAAAGGGCTTGATAACGTTAGAGCTTTTTCTGGACCTCAAGGTTAGGCAGTTGGAAATCTTTAAGGTACCAAAGAGTTGGTTGTTTCCTGTAGACAAGCTTACTATATGCTGAACCTTTGGAAAATGCAATGATAGCTATTCCTACAGATAAACAGGTAACCAGGGAAAAGCCATCTAATCCTTGAAGAGATTCAAGCAAAGTCATCAGGGGTTGGGTAAGAAAGGGGTGGGGAGCAAAGACTGGAGAATCTCTTAGTTATTCAGAAATGATAATGAGTCTCTGATCTATTTCTCAGAGGGAGCTTTTCAGTGGATGGTATGCATCAATATTCTAGGTCTTCATGTAGGCACATGATGAATCTTGAGAGAATAGTCGGGATGTAAAGTTCCTTATACTCAGTGCTATTGTGTAGTTCAGTGTTCAAAGTAAACTCATTTGTCTAATTGAAGTTGTTCTAGGGGGAAAATAAGAAACTCTGTTTCTTCCCTCTCAAGTGTGGAGGAACTTCAGAGCTCAGAACTGGTTGGCACAAAGGAGCATGAGAAATCTTCTGTCATCATAGAGAAAACTACCTTCTcactcttcttttcttttttcttgctagtGAAAGGTTTCCTTTTCCCATGGATGATCTACTGAGACTCAAATAGTAAAGGGAATATGTTTTTCGTGATGAGATGAGAAACATCTGGAAGCTTTATGTGATTGTAGCTTATAAATAGCTTTATGAAGCACTTTATGATCTTAAAACTTCTAAGATGTAGCTTTGACTGAAGGAGAAGTCAGAGCTCATTTATCTTTAGGGAAATTGGCCTTGTAAGGCCCATAAGGCATAACTGTCCCTCTTTCCTCCTAGTATCTTTTGTAGCAAtcttggaaatacattttttgttcagttttcctACTAAAACATTCAGTAGGAGCTACCATGTTAGAATGTGCTTAAAGTTTATTGGGAGACAGATCGCTGGAGGTGTGTTTTCACTTATGGAATCAAATTAGTGCTTTCAAATCTGATATTACCTTTGGTGCTGCTTGAGGAGTATTACTGTAAGTTCTAGCAGTGGAGAAATAGTCACAGCAATAATGAAGCACactatacttttttatttttccagcagggGTCAAGTTATGCCAATTAAATCAGTATATCCTCTCTTCAAAACCGTTTTGTTCATGTGTTGTTCCTTATACCATGTAATGGTATGTCGACATACACAGATCTCTTGATCTCTTGCTTTGATACTGCCACTGCTGTGTCCAATAGTGTTTGTGTGCACTATAAAAAAATCGCATATCCAAATGTTGTATAAGAATTACAAGTTCTTTGTCTTTACTGTTTAGACTTTCCTGGAGCAATATGTTTTGTctgcatgcagaaaaaatgGATTACcatctaataataataaaacatggtttgaaaaggaacaaaacaaaagtatagTGCAGAGAATCACAGAGAGCATTTGGACATGCTTTCTTGCTGCtaaaataactttataaaaCTGATGTGATTGTGAatctctattattttttctctgagtgGTACAAACTCCTGTccttaaaaaaaccaaacacacacaaaaaaaccctcacttTTAGGAAGGTTTTTTTAAAGGTCCAGCTTGAACTAGGTCATGTCATTAAAGACAGAATCTTGCGTGAGTAGactgaagacagaaatttaaaaacctaatgctttaaaaatgtatgcatattAAATCATAAAACCAGGTATATAGTTAAGAACTACCTTACTCTGTTTATGGCAGGATATAATTGTCATTGGCCTGCACGTTATCCTTGAAATATGAaagtgcagctgctggctcaaagctgctgcttgctttaaGCGGAGAGTTACATCCTGATTGGGGAATGCCAGTGTGTATTGcttgtgttgctttttctgaacatcagtaaaactggaaataaatcaCTGAGCTGGATAGACCATCAGTCTTATCCAGTATGGCCCTTCCTGGTAGGAAAAATTGGGGAGAATAGTTTTAATGATCAAAGttggaaagtgttttttggGTGGGAGTGCTTTGTACCTACATACATCTACATCTTTttcatggggggaaaaaaaaagttggttgTGAATAATAACATCTGATCTCtgtatggaaaatatttctgaaagcacgTTCTGAAGTGCTTCTTACTACTTGTCTTACTACTTGTCTGAGGGAACATCACTTGAAAAGATGGTAATGTAGCCTTATTGCTATGATGTATTAGCTCTATaaggaaagatggggagaaaaaacGTGTTAATTTCTTAACAATATTTGTGTCATAGAAGCTGTACAAACCCACCAAAAGATCAGGAAACGTGATGGCAAAACACTACATTGCTATTCTTCAGTAGAAAGTGCTGGAAAGCACAACTCTGTAACAGCCCTGCAACGTCATGTGAATACTGAGCCTTTTGGAGTTGACCATCTTGAGAATGGGACTGCTGAAGAATGTCTGCAAGGTTGTGAGGATAAAACTATACATGTGACAATGCGGACAGATGGGGCATACAGTAGTTCAGACTTCTCTGATCAGGAGCAAAAGGGCCCAGGTGGAAACGTGATGGATATACTGAACTGGGTCAGGCCTCTCCCTGCTCTACTTTCTCCAGTACAGCTTTCACCAGTAGCTGAACAGGTGAGTTTTCCAGGATTTGTCTGACTTGGCATTAACTTGGCTGTATAATTACTGCAGGAATAACAATTTGATATTCTTGAGCTTTTTTATGTATCAGTATTACTTACTCTGATGCACTGAAAGGGTCTCTGTATGAGTGTTTAGGTCTATATGTATACTTCTTCACTTTCTAGTGCACTGTCTGTGGAAGGGCACAAGCCATAATTTTCTGcagtatatttaaaacaaagttggCCACGTCTcaactgctgttttttcctgatgtcaCAGACCTCCATTCCCAACTCTTGTTGGGTATAAGCGTGGTTTTTGTAGTAAACCTCTACAGCTTGAAATTCAAGGGAAACCTactcaaatgttattttttcagtaatctTTGAATATAAGTAGGTAGGCAAAGAGCTCTCAATTTTCACAAAAGTGCTTTCTGTTTAGTGTGAAGAGCAATGATGGAAAAGGATGTTATTCTGTTATCAGCCTTAATCTCTCAAAACCACTGCATGTCAGGGCCAGCAGCctatttgtttagaaaaatatagCTCTTAAAAGTGATGCTGGGCTTTGAAAAAttaactttgtatttttcattaaaggaTATGTTGTTTGGAGAAGTCACAGGTTCCAGCAGTGAAGAAGTTGATTGCAGTGCTTCTGCAGTGGAGTATATTTTACAAGAAGACCAAGTTCAGCCTCAAAATTGTTGTAATGTATTCAGCTTGAATGAGGAGTGTAACAGATGGAACAAAACATGTGGATGTAGTCTTGATGCAGAAATTTCACATAACTGGAGTAGGAATGAAAAGATTGATCATATTGATCCAGAGATGTTGAGCAAGAAAGTGAGAGGTGCTGAAACAAAGCAAGCTGAAGCTGCTACATTAATTACAAATGTGGGAACTAACAAAGATTGTTTGGAGGAGAATTCTGTGAATATGGAAACAGAGGAGATGGAACTAACTAAAGCAACAGCACATGAATTGGAAGCcatagaggaaaagaaaggagatatCAAGGAAATGCACAGTGCAGATGGGATCTCTTCAACTGATTTTATGCTACACAGTTTTAAGCCTCAGAATCAGATAGAAAGATGTAGTGAGGTAGAGCAAACAGAGGAGAATGTGATTTTAATCAAGGCTGGTGGTTATGACAGTATACATGAAAAGCATGGTGAATTAATGAAGGCAGAAGGAGATGGATTatcaggagagagagaaattccCAGGGCAGTAACCATTCCCCCAAATGTTACTCATTTGCCACCTGAACAATGTGTTGTTGTACTTCAAAGTACAGACTGTGAGGAGAAATCTGATGTATTGGTAGAGAATGAAGTGGTTGAAAATGAATCCAAAGATGTAATCAAGGTAGCAAATACAACAAGCGATGTTGAGGAAAGCATAAAACCAGTGATAAATGGAGAGGAAGTAACGGCTGCAATACAGATGCAAGGGCTCTGTGCAGAGGCTAATAATGAGAGAGAACTCTCTGAAGTTGTATTGTCTGATTTCAGTAGTTCTAAATCTTTTTGTGAAGTAGAGTGTCCTAAAGACCTAATGATACAGTGTGATAGTGAGGGAATAATTCTGGAGACTGAGGTATACAGTGAAACTATGGAGAGTTCTGCTCACTGTCAGTGCTCTGAAATAAAGCATGACAGTGAAAAGACACTGGAGGAACAATGTGTGCATACACTAGAATATGATACGGACAAAAAACACGAACTGGAGACTGCTGAAGTCTCTCAGTGTTATTTCTCTGTATCTGCTGTTGAAGGAATCAGACATACACTGTCTATGGATGGTATAGACAAAAATATAGCTGCTTCATCAAGCTTTCCAAAAGATGATGGACAGCTCAAAATACAAGACATGAGTATAACCAGACCTGAGTCTATTGAACTAGCCATAAATGTGAACAAAGAAAGTGTTCTTGAAATAGCTAAATCATCAGAGCTATTCAGtagtgcagaaaatgaaaaattactagATGTATGGGAAGGGGAATATTTAAAAGGTAAACCATACCAGGAAGAAGTTTTTTTCCAAGGGAAGTCAGACTTGGAAAGCATACTTGCAGTACCGAAGATGACATGCATTACTGATGCGGAAAGCAGTGTAGCTAAGTGTGAATCATGTGTGTTagattttacagaaagaaatggtGAAATGAAACAACCTGAAAGCCTGTGTAGTACATTAGACTGTGAGTTGACCAAAACTCAGAACTTTGGAGTGTTTGAATCTCAAGAGACTGAATTCCAAGTTAATCAAGATTTTGTAGATGAGAGCAGTAAACCGTTAGAAGAAGCAGATACCATCCAATCGGTTGTAGTAGAAAGTAACGTTACATCTCAGACACAATTTGCAAAACCTCAGAATCAGTTCTTGATAACTGAAAATGATAAATgtgatgaaataaaagcagaattaaacaagcaaagcaaggaattaGTGATTGAGGCTTGTTCCAGTTCATTTAACTGGGAAGACAATGTtgtgaaggagaaaagtaaTGTTTCAGAGATCAGATGCCAGCATACTTCAGAAATGGGTTTTAATAGCAGCTTGGCTTTGTCTACTCAAATGGACTTGAAGACAAGCTGTATAAATTCTGAAGATACAGATTCCCCTATCCAAGAGAATGGATTGGAATCCACAGTGCCTTGTAATTTAAATTACAGTCTTGAGAAAGTTGTTGGATTTGTTGAAAGTGATTTCACaggaaattctgatttttctcatacattgaaaaacaaagaagataaaaattgtGTTGTGGGTAGTGCATTTCATAGTTCTCTAGAAAGCTTCAAAAAGGGTGTTGAGATCCCATCTACTGAAAAAGGCAACATGTGCAAAGAACTGGACTGCTGCTCTGAGGGGgaatacatacacaaaaatgAAGTGGAATTTTCAGGTGAGAAGGAGCTGCCAGTAGATAAAGAACCTCAGGCATCTGTTAAGTTGCAAATTTTGCAAGCAAACTCTTATGATAAGAATACTTTGACCTTCCAAAAGTTTGTTTGTCAAGGATCAGAATGCAAGACGTGGGAAGCTAATGCAGATCCTGCTAGAACTGGTTCACTGACAGATGGGGGGGGAAGTAAAAGGTTGAATAGTTTTGAGACATGTGaggaaaacagcataaaaaggTCTAAAAATGCGTTTGATATCCCAGAACAGAGCAATGTGTCTGAAGAGAAGGACTGTCCTCTACAAAAAGTTGGAGATGTGAAATATTCTGAATGTGTTCCCATGTTCAAAAAGGACCTGAGAACTTCAACAAGAATTGTAATGAGTGCTCTGGAAAATGATGCAAGTGTTGATGCTGATGACCAAGTATGTGAACTTCATTCAACAATGCGCCCAGGAAACACTGTGACAGATAGTCATCTAAAAGCAGATACTATAGTGGATATGGATACATGCTGTGAAACAGACTATTCTCCAAATACTGCAAATGAGTTGTCAAAGGTGGTTGGGGAGGTTTATCCCAAAGACTTAGCCTCTCTGAAAAGAGGGTGTGCATTAGTAGCCTCTGAAAATGCTGAGGGTGCTAGTGAATTCAGGGTAGCTGGATGGATGAATGACAATAGGGAAGATGTGTTAAAAACTGGGACATCCAAAGGAAGACTTGTGATGCCAAGTGCTTCAAAAAATAGATTACCAATATGCCAGATATTAACCAGATTATCAGAAACTTACAGAATGGCTGTAAAAAACAGTAAACTAAGTACAAGAATGTTAGCACTCGGCAATTTTGTAGAAGAAGATGGTTGTGAAAAGCTTGAATCAAATGCAGAGCAAAGTCTACCACACAGTGTTGATATGGGCATCTCAGTTCTTGAAGAATATAATCATAATCAAAATTGTGCTGTTTGCAACTCAGAAGAAAGCAACGCTAATGTTATGTTAGGTGTTTTTCAGCCTTCATGTTTTTGTCATACCACTTGTACTTGGAAGGGCTTTCTGGATAGTGGTAGAAAAAACTTTATTATCAAGTATCTTTCAAATCCAGCCCTGTCTGATGTAGACTGCAATTCTCAAACAGTTAGTCAGTCTTCTGTGCCACAAAAAATGGTATTTGAGAATTTGTGTATGTCGGAGTCAGAGTCTTGTGTAGATGTTGCTCCCAAAAAGACCAATAAATTGAACTGCAAAGTGCAAGAACGATCTGAAGTCTTGGGTGTTTCAACCAAGGCAGCTGTCCAAGTAATGCATGGCAGGCTATCAAAAAAACTGCTTCGAGGTAAAAGAAAAACGAACGCCCTTGAAGTTAAAATAACTCAGCCAGTTCTTGCAAATGCTGATACTTCTATGCCGACAAAATGCTCATCTGAGactataaataaaatcaggcaAGAGATGGGTCCTCCTCTACCCCCACTGCTACTGCCTTTGATTGCTACTCCTCCAAGAGCTGCGTGTTCCATGACCCCAGTGATGTCTTCTGCTGATCGATCCTCTTTGCTTTCCCCTCTTGATGACCTGATATCTCCACTACGTGAAACCCCTGTTCCTCCTCTGATGTCTCCATTGAGAGATACTCCAACTGTCAAATCTGcccttttgttttcccctccatCACCTTCAGAGATGGCAGTGGGTAGAAGGATTCTCTCCTCACCTTTGAAATTTTGTACTTCCATTCCAAAGCATGCACTTCCCGTCCCTGGAAGATTTCCTCTGTGTGCAGCtgatggtgctgctgcagctgctcctcaggAGAACTCTGTGAAGATATTGGACACTATGTATCCAGAGCTATCTGCAAGGGCAAGGACACTAAACATCCTGAAAGGCAATATTCAGCTTAACCGATGTGCCCTTTCAGACAGCCAGAGTTTGCCAGGACCTGTGGCTCAAATAGGTGGGTTCAAAGCAATAGCGTCTACATCAACTGCTTTTGTTAAAACTGGGAGCAATTTGAAATCTGATGGTAGACAAGACAAAAACGTGCAAAACCAGCAAGTGGTTTCAGGCTTGTCAAATCATCTTGAAAAAAGGACATTATTGCCCATATCTATGCCCAGAAGTGCGAAAAGACTGAGATTAGACAGGGAACCACCAAAGCTGGAGTCCAGTGGTACTGCTGCTATTGGAAATGATCAAAATACAAGCTCTGAAATACAGGAGAATTTCCATGGCAAGAGCTGTGAAATCAGTGGTTCAGCACACAGTTCCAGTTTAGAAGCATCTTTACCGTTAAAGAAGGTTATTGATTCTGATTGCCAGAAAGTTTATTTGGCATTGAAGAAAATTGCCGAATCCTGCTTTGACTTGTTACCAGTTATTCGAAGTCATGTTTATGTGGGCAATATCACAAAGATTCCAGTAATGagagatgaagagaaagaagttgTCAGTGAATTTGGTGTAAAAAACAAGGTAAGTAGCATTATTTTGagttttgcattttaacagTGACTTCTGTGCAGGTTAAAAGAGTTTAAGTATGTGCTAGGTGAATTGTCAATGGGTCAGGCAGCCTGCAGTGGCAAAGTGTAGTCTTGAAAGATTATCAGATATCTAAACCTGTATAAACGTAACAAAATAGAGAGCTTCAGACAGTATGAGAAGTTAATGGTCAGTGGTGTCCAAGATGCAAAACTGCAATTGTAGATGCTTTATGCATTTATCAGGAaagcagatgtattttattttcaccacaTTTTTTGTAGTGGATAGCATTAACAATTGTAGAAggagttttctttgtttaaaggTGTGaagtttgatattttttttggtcttttttgttatttcactaaaaaagaaaacacaaaacagcattGTATATATAATACTGGTGTACGTGTTCATTCAGTGTTTACCTTGATTATCATTCtacatcaggttgctcaaatgaattttattggaaaaaacCTCATAGCATCGCATAGCAGCATTTTGCCCCGTTGCAGTTCTTGAAAGTAATTAGGCAGACTGAGATCAGAATAATGATCTGTCAGTTCTCCACAGAAGTTGTCTACTGAGTTCTGCTGTCACCTTTGTTAGGACTTGCCAAACGTGGTAACTTGATAGAAGCAAGTTGCTACTGAAGTTGCTACTCAGGtttgttatttcatttgctGGTTGCCTATGATTTAATTATGTGTATTCTTACATGGATGCAAACAATGTTCTTACAAACAGTTCTCTTGTCATACTGTTACAATGCTATTAAATATTCTCAAATGTAGTGCAGTCTAACAACTGTTTTTTGTGCCTTATAGCATTTAGCTGAGTCGTTGCTGCATGTTATTCTCAATAAACTCAAGGCTCAGAAAACTGCCTCAAATTACAATTTCAACCAGGCTCTTTGTCGAGTCTATACAGGAACTTGTCGACAGCTGGGAGATTTGGAAAGAGCCCGTCTCTTCTGCTATAGCTTACTTAAAGAAGGTATAGTGTGTGTCTCGGTGGTCTTGTATCTTGAACATTTTGTCTGTCTGTGCTGTATTGTTCCAGAATGTTCATTTGCATTTAGAAACCTAATCAAAGAAAATCTTCCTGTGAAAGGCACATTTTCCTTGGACCTTTTttatatactgaaaaatatagaCTGTTATAGAAGAAATTTCCTGTCTCACAGTTGTCTACATCTCTATCTCAGCTTGGTGATCACCTGTGCTCTTAGTAGTCCGCTCATTTTTCAAAGAGATACTTACTTTGGGATCCTCTATACTTTCATTTTTGCCCTGCCATCTCCAAAATGATATTGTGATTCCAGAGAACTTTGTACTTTTTGTTTACTACTGTTTTTACTGAGTAAGCACTGACTCATAAAacacatttgatttttaaaaagaaaaaaaaaggaaccaacAATCTGAACTTCAGTAAAACTCTGTTAAATGTAGACTTTGAATGATTTTCTGTTGTATACTTTGAATTGTTTAAATTCCTGGTGTGgattttctgtggttttattttattttatttagaatgtGAACAGTTGTAAACACATCTTGAAGgttccccccccttttttttatcaattattttattttgattactAATGCATTCACTTTAAAGTTTTCCCCTTCATTTGGTAACACAAGTGAGCTATATTTCAGCTACACAATTGCCGAATTGACTATAAACAGTCGGTGCATCATCTGTTTTCTTGGCTTCCTGtccgtctttttttttcctgttcttctttcAGGTATTCTGCCTTAAATAACTCTAAGATAATTTTTACCAccttttctaattctttttcctttattccctcttctgttctccttctctttttttcctttttttcttttagttttggACTAGCTCTGGCTTAATCCAGTGATATGAGTGTTCATTTGTAGTTGGATTGTATCAGGTAGGATTCCAGAGTGCATCTTCCAGTTTAAAGTCATTGTGAAATCCAGTTTCTGTGCTCCAAGACCACTCTTGTTAGTGAACTGAAGTGCAGTAAGAATAAAGGGAAAAGGACCTCGCGCACTTTTGTTACGCAGCCAAGTCTAGTGTAACCATGCCTGACTTACTGACTAAAACActctttttggaaagaaaaaaaaaaaaaagaattacaatgAACAAagaaggtgtttgttttttcatttggttgtttgttttctcctcccttccatTATTTAATATCAGGACTGGGGTGTGCTAGTATGATTCCACCTCACTGGGCTGCAGTTTTTACATGACTTCTGTGCCTTCTCTCCTTGTTACCTTGCTGTAGAGTGTACTGGCTTTTGATGTCTgagtgtattttttgtttgtttttgtatgttaaAAACTTAcattgttctctcttttttttcttaggcttTCCAGACGCAGTGAAATTGATTTTATTCATCACAAATATATGGCCTGACATATTTTTCTTCGAAGGTGCAATTAACAAAGCCATGCAATTAGTCATCAGGCAGAGTGCAAATGACGATGTCCTGACCTGTCTCAGTGCTTATCTCAGCTGGGAGCAGGTAACTTCTGCTTTCACTGTCAATATCagcttttgtctgttttggttCCCTTGCTGGCTGTATCAAATCAAGAATCTTCTGATGCAGGGTGTGAAGATGCTCCGTGGATCTCCCATGGAGCCTGTACAATTGCACAACTAATGATACTTAAGGCTATCTTCCTGTGGTTGTCTAAACCCTATTAGAAcacaacacttttttgttttccctattaAATACTAATATCTGTAGTAAACACTTagtgcttttattatttttgaattttgacTGGAGTACCCTTGGACTAGGGAATTGTATCACTATGGAACTgtgattttaatgtttcttgaggtcatttttgttttgttttgctttgtgttgttttttaatatgttttgtggttgtttattttattttttaaaaatacatattggGATTGTCTGTCTCTTGTAATTCCTTGTATAATTGGTAATTATTTATCACAGTTATTTTCAGGATGAGTCTGTCTCATCTTATTCATGATCTTTCTATGAGGTAGAGTGTAAATGACcatttatctcaaaaaaaaatgttggcaaaCCTGATTTCATAAGCAGTTGGCACAGTACAAAACTGCAGTGGTGGTAGAAGAATGACCGATGCTTAGGACCTAAGGACTCTAGGAATTTGACTTAAGTCTTTGAGACCAGGACTTCCTGTGTGGTCTTGGATGAGTTGTGTAATTTCTGTTAGT
The genomic region above belongs to Cygnus atratus isolate AKBS03 ecotype Queensland, Australia chromosome 2, CAtr_DNAZoo_HiC_assembly, whole genome shotgun sequence and contains:
- the ICE1 gene encoding little elongation complex subunit 1 isoform X1 → MMPGETPPPPPAGTAAAAATACANCGILQQNINEYVAALVALKQKLINGDRLLTEYQQKCTELQFAEREISALRCQVEQMLQKILPLEKGQEELGSLKAELEEKKSSLKIYQESQLEYVKIKEEIVKSDAVRKKLEAKVKKLEEAATKHSQDFKLLKTEKKKLEKELKKAQGKLDGVLKEKCRKVKHAETQSSSEDLDLTTDIDKEKIKFLLEELWMCIDSAKGKREKRENDPILASAQDKVRPEKRRLFITEEAVQTHQKIRKRDGKTLHCYSSVESAGKHNSVTALQRHVNTEPFGVDHLENGTAEECLQGCEDKTIHVTMRTDGAYSSSDFSDQEQKGPGGNVMDILNWVRPLPALLSPVQLSPVAEQDMLFGEVTGSSSEEVDCSASAVEYILQEDQVQPQNCCNVFSLNEECNRWNKTCGCSLDAEISHNWSRNEKIDHIDPEMLSKKVRGAETKQAEAATLITNVGTNKDCLEENSVNMETEEMELTKATAHELEAIEEKKGDIKEMHSADGISSTDFMLHSFKPQNQIERCSEVEQTEENVILIKAGGYDSIHEKHGELMKAEGDGLSGEREIPRAVTIPPNVTHLPPEQCVVVLQSTDCEEKSDVLVENEVVENESKDVIKVANTTSDVEESIKPVINGEEVTAAIQMQGLCAEANNERELSEVVLSDFSSSKSFCEVECPKDLMIQCDSEGIILETEVYSETMESSAHCQCSEIKHDSEKTLEEQCVHTLEYDTDKKHELETAEVSQCYFSVSAVEGIRHTLSMDGIDKNIAASSSFPKDDGQLKIQDMSITRPESIELAINVNKESVLEIAKSSELFSSAENEKLLDVWEGEYLKGKPYQEEVFFQGKSDLESILAVPKMTCITDAESSVAKCESCVLDFTERNGEMKQPESLCSTLDCELTKTQNFGVFESQETEFQVNQDFVDESSKPLEEADTIQSVVVESNVTSQTQFAKPQNQFLITENDKCDEIKAELNKQSKELVIEACSSSFNWEDNVVKEKSNVSEIRCQHTSEMGFNSSLALSTQMDLKTSCINSEDTDSPIQENGLESTVPCNLNYSLEKVVGFVESDFTGNSDFSHTLKNKEDKNCVVGSAFHSSLESFKKGVEIPSTEKGNMCKELDCCSEGEYIHKNEVEFSGEKELPVDKEPQASVKLQILQANSYDKNTLTFQKFVCQGSECKTWEANADPARTGSLTDGGGSKRLNSFETCEENSIKRSKNAFDIPEQSNVSEEKDCPLQKVGDVKYSECVPMFKKDLRTSTRIVMSALENDASVDADDQVCELHSTMRPGNTVTDSHLKADTIVDMDTCCETDYSPNTANELSKVVGEVYPKDLASLKRGCALVASENAEGASEFRVAGWMNDNREDVLKTGTSKGRLVMPSASKNRLPICQILTRLSETYRMAVKNSKLSTRMLALGNFVEEDGCEKLESNAEQSLPHSVDMGISVLEEYNHNQNCAVCNSEESNANVMLGVFQPSCFCHTTCTWKGFLDSGRKNFIIKYLSNPALSDVDCNSQTVSQSSVPQKMVFENLCMSESESCVDVAPKKTNKLNCKVQERSEVLGVSTKAAVQVMHGRLSKKLLRGKRKTNALEVKITQPVLANADTSMPTKCSSETINKIRQEMGPPLPPLLLPLIATPPRAACSMTPVMSSADRSSLLSPLDDLISPLRETPVPPLMSPLRDTPTVKSALLFSPPSPSEMAVGRRILSSPLKFCTSIPKHALPVPGRFPLCAADGAAAAAPQENSVKILDTMYPELSARARTLNILKGNIQLNRCALSDSQSLPGPVAQIGGFKAIASTSTAFVKTGSNLKSDGRQDKNVQNQQVVSGLSNHLEKRTLLPISMPRSAKRLRLDREPPKLESSGTAAIGNDQNTSSEIQENFHGKSCEISGSAHSSSLEASLPLKKVIDSDCQKVYLALKKIAESCFDLLPVIRSHVYVGNITKIPVMRDEEKEVVSEFGVKNKHLAESLLHVILNKLKAQKTASNYNFNQALCRVYTGTCRQLGDLERARLFCYSLLKEGFPDAVKLILFITNIWPDIFFFEGAINKAMQLVIRQSANDDVLTCLSAYLSWEQSSSLDAGIMTSNLLLEMQSCPKVEFQQSERYGEDLSEDAWQYIFAIDLLCSNLKWDWTHDNVISKVLWPSMDKWVKKRKEHGSVQSIPDSIIALTLRLIGRLGQIGLKEGYISAVKNISSVIALFVHHAKEEDVPWGVQLAAVYSLCDLGSSNPVGIVEAINAWRATALNSIPFAVTSGLAEITSLCKMELH